A window from Leifsonia shinshuensis encodes these proteins:
- a CDS encoding SCO4848 family membrane protein, whose product MTVFAAIVLFLNALFNVFAWPRFFARVRKDARARDAAGRATPFLVVHGVLLGVAVLLAVLSAVAGVLLLVAG is encoded by the coding sequence ATGACCGTTTTCGCCGCCATCGTGCTGTTCCTCAATGCGCTGTTCAACGTCTTCGCCTGGCCGCGGTTCTTCGCGCGGGTCCGCAAGGACGCACGCGCCCGGGACGCGGCGGGGCGCGCGACGCCGTTCCTCGTCGTGCACGGCGTGCTGCTCGGCGTCGCCGTGCTGCTGGCGGTGCTGTCCGCAGTGGCGGGCGTCCTGCTGCTGGTGGCAGGCTGA
- a CDS encoding VOC family protein — protein sequence MTVSLQYSQITVLDPEESLAFYRDALGLDVIQDVRSGEHRWITLGVAGDDGAAVVLSDPHAGRSQADGDALQELVVKGSMSPIVFRTDDLDTAFERVRAAGAEVLQEPIDQPWGPRDCAFRDPSGNMVRILQSAPATQNA from the coding sequence ATGACCGTTTCACTCCAGTACTCGCAGATCACCGTCCTCGACCCCGAGGAGTCGCTCGCGTTCTACCGCGACGCCCTCGGGCTCGACGTCATCCAGGATGTCCGCTCCGGCGAGCACCGCTGGATCACCCTCGGCGTCGCCGGAGACGACGGCGCCGCCGTCGTGCTCAGCGATCCGCACGCCGGCCGCTCCCAGGCCGACGGCGACGCCCTCCAGGAGCTCGTCGTCAAAGGCTCGATGAGCCCGATCGTGTTCCGCACCGACGACCTCGACACCGCGTTCGAACGCGTCCGCGCGGCCGGCGCGGAAGTGCTCCAGGAGCCGATCGACCAGCCGTGGGGGCCGCGCGACTGCGCTTTCCGCGACCCGTCCGGCAACATGGTGCGCATCCTGCAGTCGGCACCCGCGACGCAGAACGCCTGA
- a CDS encoding HhH-GPD-type base excision DNA repair protein encodes MALNITGDAEADALLDESPFALLTGMLLDQQVPMETAFAGPAKLRDRLGALDPATVAGMDPDKLAEVMKQSPAVHRFPGSMAGRVQALAAAIVSDWGGDTAAIWTQGDPDGAEVLRRLKALPGFGEQKAKIFVALLGKQKGLQAPGWEQAAGDYGTPGYRSVADIVDADSLTRVREHKRAAKAAAKGH; translated from the coding sequence ATGGCACTGAACATCACCGGCGACGCCGAGGCCGACGCCCTGCTCGACGAGTCTCCGTTCGCTCTGCTGACCGGGATGCTGCTCGACCAGCAGGTGCCGATGGAGACCGCATTCGCCGGTCCGGCGAAGCTGCGCGACCGGCTGGGCGCTCTCGACCCCGCCACGGTCGCCGGCATGGACCCGGACAAGCTCGCCGAGGTGATGAAGCAGAGCCCCGCCGTCCACCGCTTCCCGGGGTCCATGGCCGGCCGGGTGCAGGCGCTCGCGGCGGCGATCGTCTCCGACTGGGGAGGCGACACCGCGGCGATCTGGACGCAGGGCGATCCGGACGGCGCCGAGGTGCTTCGCCGGCTGAAGGCACTCCCGGGATTCGGCGAGCAGAAGGCGAAGATCTTCGTCGCCCTGCTCGGCAAGCAGAAGGGGCTCCAGGCTCCGGGATGGGAGCAGGCGGCCGGCGATTACGGAACGCCCGGCTACCGCTCCGTGGCCGACATCGTCGACGCCGACTCCCTCACGCGCGTGCGGGAGCACAAGCGGGCGGCGAAGGCGGCGGCCAAGGGGCACTGA
- a CDS encoding helix-turn-helix transcriptional regulator has translation MSPEELQTLAHLRRARDLIDRDYAKPLDVPTMAARAFMSPAHFSRQFRAAYGETPYSYLMTRRIERAMALLRGGMSVTDACMTVGCTSLGSFSSKFTEVVGMTPTQYRRREHAAVRAMPDCIAKQRTRPVRSRA, from the coding sequence GTGTCACCGGAGGAGCTGCAGACGCTCGCGCACCTGCGCCGCGCACGGGACCTGATCGATCGCGACTACGCCAAGCCGCTCGACGTCCCGACGATGGCGGCGCGCGCGTTCATGTCGCCGGCGCACTTCTCGCGGCAGTTCCGCGCCGCCTACGGCGAGACGCCCTACAGCTACCTCATGACGCGGCGCATCGAACGGGCGATGGCGCTGCTCCGCGGCGGCATGAGCGTCACCGACGCGTGCATGACGGTCGGCTGTACCTCGCTCGGCTCGTTCAGTTCGAAGTTCACCGAGGTGGTCGGGATGACGCCGACGCAGTACCGCAGGCGCGAGCACGCGGCCGTCCGCGCGATGCCGGACTGCATCGCCAAGCAGCGCACCCGTCCCGTCCGGTCGCGCGCCTGA
- a CDS encoding TM0106 family RecB-like putative nuclease, whose translation MYVRSSRMGDEHEHRILERYRERFGSGVAEIERPAQLTADSLAEAVRQTAAAFASGADVVFQATFFDGGFVGFADFVVRLPDGRYRVQDSKLARSARVTALLQLAAYADQLRRMGVDVDETVELLLGDGSVSEHALHDIEPVYRKRRARLLSIIEQHVADDGPVAWGDPRFTVDGRCDTCDAEVQATRDVLLVAGMRVTQREHLLASGIATIDALAASTEPVDGIPDGTLDGLREQARLQLQAVPDSPPPVRVFNAPVLAVLPEPDPGDLFFDFEGDPLYTEGAGERWNLDYLFGMVDQEEEFTAFWAHDFAAERVALEAFLAFVRERRERFPRMHIYHYAAYEQTHLLALAARHGVGEEEVDALLRENVLVDLYPLVRKAVRVGSRSYSIKKLEPLYMGDELRQSEVTNGADSITEYANARDLIALGRLDEAQPLLDALGEYNRYDCVSTLRLRDWLLARAAENGIPIGAAPAEEAELSPDESPLRAGLLAFAGDPLDPHRSGDRQAMALAAAAIDFHRREQKSFWQSHFARLIQPIEEWAETRDVLAVETAVVLRDWYLDEGQRVERRELLLTGQWGAGSSVRVSERTGPYLLYEYPGPFRQPRAQPGARAARTVAVIEALDDGSVVVRETLPPEVPPYRDLPGALTPAAPPDSRRLAEAIREWGTALLIARHHETWPVDATVDLLRRTPPRTRSGALVPDPTALGGDGDGRIDAVVASLLDLDRSYLAVQGPPGTGKSHLGAHVIARLVADHGWRVGVVAQSHAVVENLLDRVVDAGLDATMVGKTPSASSGAGAGAPSDEPGEAAETVHRFTALPTNGHLEFAGANEERGFVLGGTAWDFANAARVPRGSLDLLVVDEAGQFSLASTIAIGVAAKNLLLLGDPQQLPQVSQGRHPEPVDGSALGWVSDGHDVLPPELGYFLAETRRMHPDLAAAVSRLSYEGKLRAHECAAERELGGVMPGLHPVPVLHVGNSTASPEEARSVVELVDDLLGRSWNDPAAGRDDSPLGEDDIIVVTPYNAQLAEVRALLDAAGHRGVRVGTVDKFQGQEAAVAIVSLAASSAVDVPRGMSFLLMKNRLNVAISRAKWAAYLVHSPELTEFLPTTPAGVGELSAFIRLVEGADETASLPVGS comes from the coding sequence ATGTACGTGCGGTCGTCCCGGATGGGCGACGAGCACGAGCACCGCATCCTCGAGCGGTACCGGGAGCGGTTCGGCAGCGGCGTCGCCGAGATCGAGCGGCCGGCCCAGCTGACGGCGGACTCGCTGGCCGAGGCGGTCAGGCAGACGGCGGCCGCATTCGCGTCCGGTGCTGACGTCGTGTTCCAGGCGACGTTCTTCGACGGTGGTTTCGTGGGATTCGCCGACTTCGTGGTCCGGCTCCCCGACGGGCGCTACCGGGTCCAGGATTCCAAGCTCGCCCGCAGCGCGCGCGTGACCGCCCTGCTGCAGCTCGCCGCCTATGCCGACCAGCTGCGCCGGATGGGGGTGGATGTCGACGAGACCGTCGAGCTGCTGCTCGGCGACGGGTCGGTGAGCGAGCACGCGCTCCACGACATCGAGCCGGTCTACCGCAAGCGGCGGGCACGGCTGCTGTCCATCATCGAGCAGCACGTCGCCGACGACGGTCCGGTCGCGTGGGGCGACCCGCGCTTCACGGTCGACGGGCGATGCGACACCTGCGACGCCGAGGTGCAGGCCACGCGTGACGTGCTCCTCGTGGCGGGGATGCGCGTGACGCAGCGCGAGCACCTGCTGGCCTCCGGCATCGCCACCATCGACGCTCTCGCCGCGTCGACCGAACCGGTCGACGGCATCCCGGATGGGACGCTCGACGGACTGCGCGAGCAGGCGCGACTGCAGCTGCAGGCGGTGCCCGACAGTCCGCCGCCCGTGCGCGTGTTCAACGCGCCGGTGCTCGCGGTGCTCCCGGAGCCCGACCCGGGCGACCTGTTCTTCGACTTCGAGGGCGACCCGCTCTACACCGAGGGCGCGGGGGAGCGCTGGAACCTCGACTACCTGTTCGGGATGGTCGACCAGGAGGAGGAGTTCACCGCCTTCTGGGCGCACGACTTCGCGGCGGAGCGGGTGGCGCTCGAGGCGTTCCTGGCGTTCGTGCGGGAGCGGCGGGAGCGGTTCCCGCGCATGCACATCTACCACTACGCGGCGTACGAGCAGACGCACCTGCTCGCGCTCGCCGCTCGGCACGGGGTCGGCGAGGAGGAGGTCGACGCGCTGCTGCGCGAGAACGTGCTGGTCGACCTCTACCCGCTGGTGCGCAAGGCCGTCCGCGTCGGGTCGCGGTCGTACTCCATCAAGAAGCTGGAGCCGCTCTACATGGGCGACGAACTCCGGCAGAGCGAGGTGACGAACGGCGCAGACTCGATCACCGAGTACGCCAACGCCCGCGATCTCATCGCTCTCGGCCGGCTCGACGAGGCCCAGCCGCTGCTCGATGCACTCGGGGAGTACAACCGGTACGACTGCGTCTCGACCCTGCGGCTGCGCGACTGGCTGCTCGCCCGCGCGGCCGAGAACGGCATCCCCATCGGCGCCGCTCCGGCGGAGGAGGCCGAGCTGTCGCCGGACGAGTCACCGCTGCGCGCGGGCCTCCTCGCCTTCGCCGGTGACCCCCTCGACCCGCACCGATCGGGCGACCGGCAGGCGATGGCGCTCGCCGCGGCCGCGATCGACTTCCACCGGCGGGAGCAGAAGAGCTTCTGGCAGTCGCACTTCGCCCGGCTGATCCAGCCGATCGAGGAGTGGGCCGAGACGCGCGACGTGCTGGCGGTGGAGACCGCCGTCGTGCTGCGTGACTGGTATCTCGACGAGGGTCAGCGGGTCGAGCGTCGCGAACTGCTGCTCACCGGGCAGTGGGGAGCAGGCAGCTCCGTGCGTGTCAGCGAGCGGACAGGGCCGTACCTGCTGTACGAGTACCCCGGCCCGTTCCGGCAGCCGCGGGCGCAGCCGGGTGCGCGCGCAGCGCGCACGGTCGCCGTCATCGAGGCGCTCGACGACGGGTCGGTCGTGGTGCGCGAGACCCTGCCGCCGGAGGTTCCGCCGTACCGCGATCTGCCGGGCGCCCTGACGCCGGCGGCACCGCCCGACTCCCGGCGTCTCGCCGAGGCCATCCGCGAGTGGGGGACCGCACTGCTGATCGCCCGCCACCACGAGACGTGGCCGGTGGATGCGACCGTCGACCTGCTGCGCCGGACGCCGCCGCGAACGCGCTCCGGTGCGCTCGTGCCCGACCCGACCGCCCTCGGCGGCGACGGCGACGGACGGATCGACGCCGTCGTGGCGAGTCTCCTCGACCTCGACCGCTCGTATCTGGCGGTCCAGGGGCCGCCCGGGACGGGCAAGTCCCACCTGGGCGCCCACGTCATCGCCCGGCTGGTCGCCGACCACGGGTGGCGCGTCGGGGTCGTCGCCCAGTCGCACGCGGTCGTCGAGAACCTGCTCGACCGCGTGGTGGATGCGGGGCTCGACGCCACGATGGTCGGCAAGACGCCGAGCGCGAGCTCGGGTGCGGGCGCCGGCGCTCCCTCCGACGAGCCGGGCGAGGCCGCCGAAACGGTCCACCGGTTCACGGCGCTCCCGACGAACGGACACCTCGAGTTCGCCGGTGCCAACGAAGAGCGCGGCTTCGTGCTCGGCGGCACGGCGTGGGACTTCGCGAACGCCGCGCGCGTCCCGCGCGGCAGCCTCGACCTGCTCGTGGTGGACGAGGCGGGCCAGTTCTCGCTCGCGTCGACGATCGCGATCGGGGTCGCCGCGAAGAACCTGCTGTTGCTCGGAGACCCCCAGCAGCTGCCGCAGGTGAGCCAGGGGCGGCATCCCGAACCGGTGGACGGGTCGGCGCTCGGCTGGGTGAGCGACGGGCACGACGTGCTCCCGCCGGAGCTCGGCTACTTCCTCGCCGAGACGCGGCGGATGCACCCGGACCTGGCCGCGGCCGTCTCGCGGCTGTCGTACGAAGGCAAGCTCCGTGCGCACGAGTGCGCGGCCGAGCGCGAGCTGGGCGGCGTCATGCCGGGCCTCCACCCCGTGCCCGTGCTGCATGTCGGAAACTCGACCGCGTCGCCGGAAGAGGCCCGTTCCGTGGTGGAGCTCGTCGACGATCTCCTCGGCCGGTCGTGGAACGACCCCGCCGCCGGTCGTGACGACTCGCCGCTGGGGGAGGACGACATCATCGTGGTCACCCCGTACAACGCGCAGCTGGCCGAAGTGCGCGCTCTGCTCGACGCCGCCGGGCACCGCGGGGTCCGGGTCGGCACGGTGGACAAGTTCCAGGGCCAGGAGGCCGCCGTCGCGATCGTCAGCCTGGCCGCGTCGTCGGCCGTCGACGTCCCGCGCGGGATGTCGTTCCTGCTGATGAAGAACCGGCTCAACGTCGCGATCTCGCGCGCCAAGTGGGCGGCCTACCTGGTCCACTCGCCGGAGCTGACGGAGTTCCTCCCGACGACGCCGGCGGGAGTGGGCGAGCTGAGCGCGTTCATCCGGCTGGTGGAGGGCGCGGACGAGACCGCCAGCCTGCCGGTCGGGTCCTGA